In Methanothermococcus thermolithotrophicus DSM 2095, one DNA window encodes the following:
- a CDS encoding ABC transporter substrate-binding protein produces MSKNINTHLMIILSVLSLLICISPSFANGDYNHRLGDVNADNSIDIADVVYLFKNRNLNLEDGDLNCDNSIDIADVVYLFKNYDSLRKPIHYAKNIKITYYDENGNEVNPYNGDAYSYKIVEDATGQKFLLKNASQSIPTWTDGKYDKILNVPLTNVVVMSSTHIALMQPLNSDGSVIDSVKGIMWGGGYTWYFDDIKQGLDNGSIVDVGSSYSPNYDIIINISPQAVLVYPGYSGDAIIAKCNDLNITYIANAEYLEDSYLARCEWVKMFAAYYNKEDMASKYFTKVEKKALNVRRLTRGKEPVLVAWGKNYPSYGGTYVPKAQSYIAKGIMDDCHGNYIFSDYPGTGSAKIDYETFAERAKGADIWVVPSNTNWLSNFKNDHPGYDLFKSVQNGKLFCISEDYWQFGLMNTDEVLMDLGTIIHPDAFSGRTTHYFLSYDPDTGTATPYTAN; encoded by the coding sequence ATGTCGAAAAATATAAATACTCATCTTATGATAATACTTAGTGTATTATCTTTATTAATATGTATATCTCCTTCATTTGCAAATGGGGATTACAACCACAGATTAGGCGATGTAAATGCAGACAACTCAATAGATATTGCCGATGTGGTATATCTGTTCAAAAATAGAAATCTCAACCTTGAAGATGGAGATTTGAACTGTGATAATTCAATAGATATTGCCGATGTGGTATATCTGTTCAAAAACTATGACAGTCTGAGAAAACCTATCCATTATGCCAAAAATATAAAGATTACATACTATGACGAAAATGGAAATGAAGTAAATCCATACAACGGCGATGCATACTCATATAAAATAGTTGAAGATGCCACAGGGCAGAAATTCTTATTAAAAAATGCATCTCAATCCATACCAACCTGGACTGATGGAAAATATGATAAAATCCTAAATGTTCCATTGACAAATGTAGTTGTAATGAGCTCTACTCATATAGCACTAATGCAACCATTAAACAGTGATGGTTCAGTAATTGATTCAGTTAAAGGAATCATGTGGGGTGGAGGCTACACATGGTATTTCGACGATATTAAACAAGGGCTTGATAACGGCTCCATAGTTGACGTTGGTTCATCATACAGTCCAAATTATGATATAATAATAAACATATCTCCACAGGCGGTATTAGTATATCCAGGATACAGTGGGGATGCCATTATTGCAAAATGTAACGATTTGAATATTACTTATATCGCAAATGCAGAATATTTAGAAGATTCATATCTCGCAAGATGTGAATGGGTCAAGATGTTTGCAGCATACTACAATAAAGAAGATATGGCAAGCAAATACTTCACAAAGGTTGAAAAGAAGGCATTAAATGTTAGAAGATTAACAAGAGGCAAAGAACCTGTTCTAGTTGCATGGGGTAAAAATTACCCATCCTATGGTGGAACCTATGTACCTAAAGCTCAATCCTATATAGCTAAGGGAATAATGGATGACTGTCATGGGAACTATATATTCAGTGATTATCCTGGAACAGGCAGTGCAAAGATTGACTATGAAACATTTGCCGAAAGAGCAAAAGGTGCCGATATTTGGGTCGTGCCATCAAATACAAACTGGCTATCGAACTTCAAAAATGACCATCCTGGATATGACTTATTTAAATCAGTTCAGAATGGTAAATTATTCTGTATAAGTGAAGATTACTGGCAATTTGGACTTATGAATACAGATGAAGTATTAATGGATTTGGGAACAATCATACACCCAGATGCATTCAGTGGAAGAACCACCCATTACTTCCTTAGTTATGACCCAGACACTGGAACAGCAACCCCATACACTGCAAATTAA